The genomic window AGTAAGCCCGAGACGGTCAGAGGTTTCTCCGGCGATGTGATAATGGATGAGACTGCGTTCTTTGAAAAAGGCTTTGAAGTGTATCAGGCGGTCTTCCCAACCATCACAAGAAACAGAAACTACAAGCTAATAGCGATATCCACACCCAAAACCAAGAAAGACCTTTTTTATCACCTGTGGCACATAGCACAAGAAGACCAAGCGAACTGGTTTTCTTACAAGCTAACGATATACGATGCGGTCAAAAAAGGTTTAAATATAGACCCAGAAGAGCTCAGAGCTGGCATAAAAAACGAGCTTGCTTGGAGGTCTGAATATCTTTGTGAGTTTATTGACGATGAGGATGTTTTACTGCCTTATGAAGTAATTCAGGCATGCGAGGAGGATGGCGTAGAGGTTCCAGATCTCAGACTTCTAAAAGGAGACATATATGTAGGTATAGACATAGGAAGACGCAAAGACTTAACAGTTATAAGCATCTTGGAAAAACTCGGCTCTGTGTTTTATCTTAGAAGGCTTGAGGTCTTACAGGGGCTACCTTTCTCTGAGCAGTTGAGAATAATTGACCACATTGCAAGCTTTTCACGGCGTGTTGCTATAGACGAGACTGGTATAGGAATGCAAATGGCGGAGGAACTTCAGAAACGCTGGGGTGAGGTGAAAGTGCAAAGAGTTTACTTCACCGCAAAAGTTAAAGAGGAGTTGGCAGAAAGGCTTAAGACAGTTTTTGTGGATAAGCTAATACGAATACCACCAGACCCACAACTGAGAGAAGACCTGCATTCCGTGAAGAGACTTGTTTCCGATGCCGGAAACATACGCTATGAAGGACACACAGAGGACGGGCACGCAGATAGGTTTTGGAGTTTAGCTTTAGCAGTCTATAGTGCTAAAGAGCCCCACAAGGCAATAACGCCTATAGTCTTTTACAAACCGTCAGCACAAGTAAAGGAGCTGTGGCATGTGGAAAGAGCTATTTGAAAAGATAAGACGAGGGCTAAAACCTGCGAGACAGAGTATAGAGCCCGTTACTGCTGTTTTACCAAAAACAAAAGACATAAGGTCAAGACTTATAGACCCTCGCTTCCCTCGCAGTGCTCTACTTGAGATAGAGCGTGCGGTTTTTACCAATCCTGTGCTTTCGCAGATACATAACCTTGTTATAAACCTTGCGAACACAGGACACAGCGTAGAGGCGGACGAAGGAATAAAAGAGGAGATTAGTAAGCTTGCAGAGAAGTTAAACACAGACAGTCTTGTTAACAGTTTATTTTCTCAAATAATCCTGTATGGGTGCATATCTGCAGAGGTAGTAGTATCTGAAAAGCTTGACGGTATTGAAAAAATTCACAGGGTGCATCCCGCAAATGTATATTTCCTATACGATGAAGAAAGTGATAGCTTCAAGCCCTATCAGGTCGTAGCAGATAAGACCATAGAGCTAAACCCAAACACATATCTTTACATACCGCTCCTAACTATCGACGGCTCGCCTTATGCCATTCCTCCGATGCTGTCCGCCCTTAGTCTCGTAGACACAACTGATAACCTCATACAAGAACTAAAAAGTCTTGCAAATAAGATAGGTCTCTTAGGCTTTCTTGATATATCATTCCCCGAACCCCCGCGCAGTCCTGCAGAGACGGAGACGGAATATCAAAAGAGAGCAAGAGAGTTTCTACAAAACACAGCACAAGACATAGCGGAAAACATAAACAAAGGCATTTTGCTACACTTCGAAGGCACACAAGTGGAGTTCAAGGACATATCAACGAATGCAAGCGGGCTAAAAGAGGTTATGAGCATAACAGAGAAATGGCTCATAGAAGGAGCAAAGGGACAGCCCGCACTACTCGGCTTTTCAGAAGGGCTGACAGAAACATGGGCAACTGTTAGCTTGCATATTTTTATATCGCAACTTAAGAACTATCAAAGACTTGTAGAAAGGTTTTTGGAGTATATTTATAAGTTACACCTCATCCTTGCAGGCTATAGCTTTGATGACATAAATGTGTCTTTTGCGGAACCACCAAACTTTAGAGCGAAAGAAGAAGAAGAAGCCAGAAAACTCAGGGTGGAGTGGGTCATACAACTGTTGCAGGCTGGCGTAATAGACATACAAACTGCAAAACAGCTTGTGGAGGAGTTCATCTGATGGATGCATACAGACCAGACCCAGAGATAGAGAAACTTTTAAAGCTCGTTCTACCAAGCCTCAACAAGGGGTTTAAAGAAGCATTAGAGTATGCACTCGCAAGGGCAAAGTATTTTGTTAGCTTTGAAGATTTCACGAGAATACTACTTGACAAACTTGAAGAGAAGATGAAACTGCCGGATGCGGTAAAAGGCAAGCTGTGGGAAGAACTTGAAAAGATATACAACAATGCAGTGCAGGAGACTGTTTTAGAGATAGCGCAGACTGGCAAGTTTATAGACTTCAGAATGCCTGACACCAGAAGCGTAGAGTATGCTCTAAAACTACATGACTTTTACCTTGGCAAGTTTTTCCAAGGGGACAAACAACTAAGGAAAAGGGTTCTTAACTGGATGAGTGAGTATTACTTACAAGAGGGCAACCCCATAGGCAAGGGGCAAAAGGGTATAAAAGAATTCCTGAAGCATTTCAAAAATTACATACAGCCACAAACCGAGTGGAAGGCAAGGCAGATAATAGATACATCTGTCAACTTCCTAAGGAACGCAGGTAAGATAAGAACATTACAACACGCAAGAGTGGAATACTATCGCTGGGATGCGACAAACGATAGGCTTACGTGCAGGATATGCAGGAGTTATGATGGCAGAGTTTTCAGGACTGCAGACGCAGTAAGGATTCTTGACGCCTTAGAGACTACACAAGACCCGGGGCTAATAAGAGAGTTAAAGCCTTTTGTAAACAAGCCAGTCGACGGACTTAGCGACAATATGCTACCCACGAAGCTCCCCCCTTTGCACCCACACTGCCGATGCAGAGTCGTAGCACACTTTGAAATCTCTGCTTGATACACAGATAGCCCAAAGCTAATATCAAAAGCATGTATTTAACTCTTAACTTTGTTGCGGAAGGGATAGAAGAGACTGACGAATACATAGAGTTTACCGTAAGAGCTTTGTCTGCAGACACGGAAATCCAGACTGGTAAAGGCACGGTAGTCTTCCCCTCAGAAGTTCTTATAAAAAGACAAGCAGACTTAATAGGCAAGCCTCTGCTTTTAGACCACGAGTGGAAGGTGGACAAAATAGTGGGGGTTGTGGTGCATAGCTGGTTTGATGACGCACAAAAAGCTCTCATGGCAAGGGTAAGAATTGCAAAGGAGGGTAATGAAAAACTTATAAGCCTTATAAAGCTTCAGCCAAGTCCAATAAGGTCTGTGTCAATAGGTGCAATCGTTAAAAAACAAGAGGGTCAAGTAAAAGATATAGAGTTCAAAGAAATATCTCTGGTTTTTGAAGGAGCAGACCCAAACGCAAAAATAATGGCAGGCAGATACGAGGACATAGAACTTTCTACTTCAGAGTGGTGGGATGACCCAGAGCTGAGAGATAAAGCTCCAAATGACTTCTTCTTAGACCCATCCTCTCGCAGATACCCATACAAAACGTGGGATGGGAAAATCTCCTGCGAGAGACTTAAAGCGGCTATGCAGTTGTCCTCTTTGCACGGACACAAGCAAATATATGACAGAGCTAAAAGGCTTTATGAAAAACATTGCAAAGGAGGTTAAAGCATGTTAGACAAGGAGACAATTTTGACACTTAGCAAGGAAGAGCTACAAGAGGCGGTTGAAACACTTCAGCTCAAAGTTCAGGCGCTGGAAAAGGAAAGGGACGAACTCAAGCAACTTGCAGACATAGGCAAGAAATACTACGAGCATTTACAGACAGAAGCGATAAGGCTCGTGCGTGCGGTTGACGGAGAAAACGCAGCAATACTGAAGCTCATAGACAAAGCAGATGTGGACACTCTAAAAGCGATAGTTGATAACTATCAAGAGAAAGCAAAAGAGAAATTCAAAGCATCTGCAACCCACACACAAGAAGAACCACAAGTCTTTAGTAAGGAATGGCTTGAAAAAGCAAGCTATCAAGACCTTATAAAACTCAGACAAAAACTTTATGAGGAGGTAAGATAATGAGCACAGTTAGCAGGACAACACACCCAGAGCTTTTCCCCCTTTACTACGAGAAGAAGCTGCTTGAGTATGTAAAAGCCAACCTCGTAGCCACAAGGTTCGGACAAAGAAGAAGCCTTCCTGCCAACTCTGGAAGAACTATAGAGTTTTACAGGGCAAATCCGAAACCCATAAACACTACGCCCATCACAGACCAGCCCACGCCCCCTGCTACAGCACTTCCAAACCTTACACCGATACAGGTGACCGTGCAAGAATACGGCGATAGCATAGACCTGTATGAGTTTACGGACATGACTTCTTTTGTGCCACTTGTTGACTACATAACAGACATCCTCGCAGATCAAGCCCAAAGAAGTTTAGACACGATAGCCATGAACGAGCTTTGCAGTGGCACGAATGTGCTTTATGCAGGAGGAGTGAACTCCAGGTCTGCACTGGTGGGAACGCAAAAGCTTACAAAGACAGACATAAGAAAAGCTGTAAACCTTCTGCAGAGAGAGAATATCCCGCCTTTTGAGGATGGCTACTATGTGTGTCTCATACATCCAGACAAGATCCTTGACCTCTTTACAGATGCTGAATTAATACAACTCGCAAACGCTAATATGTCTGCTTTTGAAAAGGGCTTCGTGGGTCAGTTTGCAGGCGTGAAGTTTTATGTGTCTACCACTTTGCCTATAGTAGACAACGGTGGCACGCCATCTGTCCCAGTTTATCAGACTCTCGTGCTTGGCAAGGACGCTTATGGCATCGTGGACTTGGACGGGACGACTCTGAAGATGGTGCAAACGAACGTAGACAGACTTGGAAGGGTAAAAACCCTCGGCTGGAAGGCTTACTTTGCAGTTAAGAGACTCTACGAGCCCGCAATAGTAAGGATAGAGAGCAACTGATTATGGTTAAGGTAAAGGTTTTGAAAGATACAGAACTACGGATAAACGGCGTGCGGTATATCGTTAAGGCTGGAGTGCAAGATGTAGAAAGGCACGTGGCAGAGCTTTTGCTCCAGCTTTCTTTGGCAGAGCAAGTAGCAGAGAAAGAGGAAAGAAGAGAGGAAAGAAATGATAAGCGTAGAAGAGGTTAAGGAGTTTCTAAAAAACGCAGACATTCCAGACGCAGAAGTCCAAAAGGCTATCTCTCTTGCTTACGGTAGATTTGTAAGGCTCACAAACATAGCACCAGACGAGAGCAACCCACAGCACAGACAAGCACTCATAATCCTCGCAGTCTTAGAGCTGGCATCTTTTATAAACCTCTACTACAGACAGAACAACGCAGAGTTTATCAGAACGAAAGAGCTAACCGCAGAAGTAGAAAGACTGCTAAACCTAACACCCAAAGGAGCAGTGATATGGCAGACAATCTAAGAGAGTTTGAGAACTATATGAGAAAACTCCCAGAGAAGATAAAGAGTGCGGTGCGTGTAAGTCTTGAAAGAATAGGAGCGTATGGAGTTTCTAAGCTATCAGAAGGCTTCAAAACAGAGGGTAGAAGCCTTGGCGTAGAGTGGAAGCCCGTAAAAGAGAGCTATCTAAGACAGAAGATAAAGAAAGGTTTCTCTGAAAAAACCCTGCACAGAACCACGACATTAGCCCAGAGCTTTCACTCAAAAGCTACAGACACGCAAGTCCAAATAGGCACTCCAGTTCCATATGCAATATACCACGAATATGGGACAAAAAAGATGTCTGCAAGACCTTTTATGAAGCCTTTGGCTCAGTATCTGCAAGAAAGGGCTATCTCACAAATCTTTAAGAAGACACTAAGCGAGGTCTTGTGATGTGGCAGAAGATTGAAAATGGAATTACGGAACTTATAAAGCAGGTGGCACAAATAGAAAATGTCCAGCTTTGGAGTGGCAAACCCGAAGACCTACTAAAAAGACCAAACACCTATCCAGCCATAAGGGTTATAGTCCAAAAGCATGACCTAAAAAGCTTTGATATCTTTGACGCAAGTTATGAAAGCGTTTTTGACATATCTCTTCTTGTATTTTACAAAAGCCTCAGGGACGACGGGACTGGAGCTTACAGCATAATAGATAGACTATACAAGTTAAACAATCACGTAGTAAATGGCTACACCATAAAGCCTCGAGGTTCACAGCTTTTAATGTCAGACACTTCTGAGTTTATTTTTGAAGTTAAGTTTGTTGCAGAGGGCAAAGAAGTGCTTTATAAGGAAGATGAGGTGCTTACAAGAAGAATAGACTTTGAGGAGGTTGTATCATGAAGACTTACAAGGTTTTAAAGGCAGACTTTCCTTTACTTGTTCAAGACAAAGTTTTGACAACTGGTATGGTTGTAGAGCTTGAAGAGAACGAACAAGTGAAATCTCTGCTTGAAGCAGGGATTTTAAAAGAAGAAACTGAAAAGAAGAAAAAGGAGGCTAAAGATGGCTGATTTCTTGCATGGTGTTGAGACATTTATACTCACGAAAGGACCCGTTCCAGTCAGAGAAGTAAAAAGCGCTGTGGTGTTTCTCGTTGGGACTGCACCAGTGCATTTGACAAAGCCAAACGGCGTGTCTGAAGAAGATTGGTATAACGAGACTGTTAATAACCCGCTTTTGATACTTTCCAGAGAGGACGGAGCGAGATATTTTGGAGAACCAACTCCTGGATATACGATACCTTATGCCCTTGATGCTATCTTTGACCACGGCGGAACGGTTGTTATAGCTGTTAATGTTTTTGACCCAAGAGTGCATAAGAACGCTCAGAACCAACCAGACCCTTCACAGGTTCAAGCAAGCGACATAATAGGCACAGTATCATCCACTGGCAAAAGAACGGGATTGCAGATAGTAGATACACTTTTCTCTCAATTTGGCTTTACAGCGAAGATAATCATCGCACCCACATATTCAACGATGCCGGCAGTTGCAACAGAGATGATAGCAAAGGCAAATCTAAAATCCGTAAGGGCAATGGCTCTAATAGATGCGCCTGTGGGCTACACACCTCAGCAAGTTATAAATGCAAGAGGTAGCAATGGAATACTTAACTACTCAGACTACAGAGCTGTTATATGCTATCCGCATGTGAAGGTATGGGATACAGCAACCAACGCAGAAAGGCTTGAGCCCCTTTCCAGTAGATTGGCGGGTGTTATAGCCAGAACAGACCACGAAAAAGGCTACTGGTGGTCT from Hydrogenobacter sp. T-8 includes these protein-coding regions:
- a CDS encoding terminase large subunit domain-containing protein, whose translation is MRDNILLPYQKEALQGIESKRFSVLMWARQTGKSFLVSYYAIKRCVQFNNHRVIVISPSERQSKELLDKVKRHVQALKIAGVEFFEDTEVFQLEARFPNGSKIIALPSKPETVRGFSGDVIMDETAFFEKGFEVYQAVFPTITRNRNYKLIAISTPKTKKDLFYHLWHIAQEDQANWFSYKLTIYDAVKKGLNIDPEELRAGIKNELAWRSEYLCEFIDDEDVLLPYEVIQACEEDGVEVPDLRLLKGDIYVGIDIGRRKDLTVISILEKLGSVFYLRRLEVLQGLPFSEQLRIIDHIASFSRRVAIDETGIGMQMAEELQKRWGEVKVQRVYFTAKVKEELAERLKTVFVDKLIRIPPDPQLREDLHSVKRLVSDAGNIRYEGHTEDGHADRFWSLALAVYSAKEPHKAITPIVFYKPSAQVKELWHVERAI
- a CDS encoding minor capsid protein — protein: MDAYRPDPEIEKLLKLVLPSLNKGFKEALEYALARAKYFVSFEDFTRILLDKLEEKMKLPDAVKGKLWEELEKIYNNAVQETVLEIAQTGKFIDFRMPDTRSVEYALKLHDFYLGKFFQGDKQLRKRVLNWMSEYYLQEGNPIGKGQKGIKEFLKHFKNYIQPQTEWKARQIIDTSVNFLRNAGKIRTLQHARVEYYRWDATNDRLTCRICRSYDGRVFRTADAVRILDALETTQDPGLIRELKPFVNKPVDGLSDNMLPTKLPPLHPHCRCRVVAHFEISA
- a CDS encoding N4-gp56 family major capsid protein; amino-acid sequence: MSTVSRTTHPELFPLYYEKKLLEYVKANLVATRFGQRRSLPANSGRTIEFYRANPKPINTTPITDQPTPPATALPNLTPIQVTVQEYGDSIDLYEFTDMTSFVPLVDYITDILADQAQRSLDTIAMNELCSGTNVLYAGGVNSRSALVGTQKLTKTDIRKAVNLLQRENIPPFEDGYYVCLIHPDKILDLFTDAELIQLANANMSAFEKGFVGQFAGVKFYVSTTLPIVDNGGTPSVPVYQTLVLGKDAYGIVDLDGTTLKMVQTNVDRLGRVKTLGWKAYFAVKRLYEPAIVRIESN
- a CDS encoding HK97-gp10 family putative phage morphogenesis protein, with translation MADNLREFENYMRKLPEKIKSAVRVSLERIGAYGVSKLSEGFKTEGRSLGVEWKPVKESYLRQKIKKGFSEKTLHRTTTLAQSFHSKATDTQVQIGTPVPYAIYHEYGTKKMSARPFMKPLAQYLQERAISQIFKKTLSEVL
- a CDS encoding phage tail sheath subtilisin-like domain-containing protein, with the protein product MADFLHGVETFILTKGPVPVREVKSAVVFLVGTAPVHLTKPNGVSEEDWYNETVNNPLLILSREDGARYFGEPTPGYTIPYALDAIFDHGGTVVIAVNVFDPRVHKNAQNQPDPSQVQASDIIGTVSSTGKRTGLQIVDTLFSQFGFTAKIIIAPTYSTMPAVATEMIAKANLKSVRAMALIDAPVGYTPQQVINARGSNGILNYSDYRAVICYPHVKVWDTATNAERLEPLSSRLAGVIARTDHEKGYWWSPSNQEIQGIIGIERPITASVNDPSTEANQLNAAGVVTVFNSFGTGYRVWGNRSSAFPSKTDPLNFINIQRTADIIAESLEYYALQWLDKPIQVAIDGVLSGTNAFIRTLIGRGALIDGYCYFPKDKNPESELANGHLTFAYHIMPPPPAERITFYEVIDIDLLKALTGGKS